Part of the Micromonospora inyonensis genome, GGCCACACCCGCCGGCCGTTCGTCCCGGACTCGTCGATCCGTTTTCCGGGGCGGACGCCCTCCGGGACCGGTCGGGTCCGGTCGGACCGAACCCGGCCGGGGTGGGCTCACTTCACGAAGGTCCGGGTCATCGGGTACTGGTAGAGCAGGTCCTGGTTGGCCTTGAGGGCGGCCACGAGGCCGAACGCGATCGGCACGATCGCGAGCAGCAGTGGCACGAAGAAGAGCAGGCCGCAGGTGATGGCGGTGAGCAGCCAACCCACCAGGATCGCGACCGCCCAGGTGATCTGGAAGTTGAGCGCGGCGACGGCGTGCGCGCGTACCGCCGGGGACTGCTGACCCCGGACCAGCAGCACGATCAGCGGGCCGACCCAGCCGAAGAGGGTGGCACCCACCACCATGCCGATCGGACCGCCCACGTGGGCGAGCACCGTCCACGTCCGGTCGTCGCCACCGATCGGACCGGGCGTCGGGTGCGGCCCACTCGCGCCCGGGGGCGGGTAGCTGCCCTGGTCGGCCGGGGGCGGGTAGCCCGCGGCGGCGAAGTGCCCGCCCGAGGTCGGGTGGTCAGCTGCCGTGGCCTGGCCGGGTGGGCCGTAGCCGGCCGTGGGCGGCTCGTACGACGGCGCGGCGAGGTGCTCGGTCGGCGGCTCGGGTGCGGACCAGTTCTCCGTCGGCGGCGGGGCCAGGTACTCCGTCGGCTCGTGGGACGACGCCGACCAGTTCTCCGTCGGCGGCTCGGGGGACGACGCGGAGAGGTTCTCGGTGGGGGGCTCATGGGACGGCGCGGACCAGCCGCCGGGCGGAGTGGAACCGCCGGGTGGGGGATACCCGGACGCCCTGGCCGCGCCGGACAGTGGGGTGGTGGGCTCGTCGGGCGTCGACGGGGACCCGGACGGGGCGAGCGGCATGGTCGGCTCCGGCGGGTACCGGCCGGCGTCGCCCGCACCGGGCGGGCGCGGCGGTTCAGTCATGCCGGTCACGGTAGGGGTACCGGGCAAGCCGTGACCAGTGGGACACCGTGCGGATCACCCGGACGAACGGCCCGGAGTGCCGGGCGGGGCGGGGCGCAGGTCGACACCGATCATCGCGTCCCACGGGTGGATCGACGTAGACTGGCACTCGTTACAGTCGAGTGCCAGTAGCGCGGTCCGTCGCGGTCGGCGACCGCCGCCGGTCGTCGCCGGTGGTGGGTACGCACCGCCTGGGCCGGGCGTCGGCAGCGTAGGAGGTGGGGAGAGTGGGGCTCGACGACCGCAAGCTCGCCGTGCTGCGCGCGATCGTCGAGGACTACGTCGCGACCCAGGAGCCGGTCGGCAGCAAGGCGCTGGTCGAGCGGCACCAGCTCGGCGTCTCCCCGGCCACGGTCCGCAACGACATGGCCGTGCTGGAGGAGGAGGGCTACATCCGGCAGCCGCACACCAGCGCCGGACGGGTCCCCACCGATCGCGGTTACCGCCTCTTCGTCGACCGGCTGAGCCGGGTCAAGCCCCTCAGCCCGGCCGAGCGCCGGGCGATCGAGCGCTTCCTGGTCAGCGCGGTCGACCTCGACGACGTCGTGAACCGGACGGTCCGGCTGCTCGCGCAGCTCACCCGCCAGGTGGCGGTGGTGCAGTACCCGTCCCTGGCCCGATCCTCGGTGCGCCACCTGGAACTGGTGCCGATCTCCACCACCCGGCTGATGCTGGTGATGATCGCCGACACCGGTCGGGTCGAGCAGCGCCTGGTCGAACTGCCCGCCCCGGTCCCCGCCGACGAGGTCACCGACCTGCGCCGGTTGCTCAACGAGAAGCTCGGCGGCAACCGGCTGTCGGACACCCCGCCGCTGGTGCAGGCGCTGGTGGAGGAGGTGCGCGTCGGGCTGCGCCCGGCGATGACCACGCTCTCCACCGTCCTGCTGGAGACCCTGGTGGAACGGCACGAGGAGCGGATCGCCCTCGCCGGCACCGCCAACCTGACCCGGGGTGGCCTGCTCGACTTCCAGGGCTCGTTGCGCCCCATCCTCGAGGCGCTCGAGGAGGAGGTCATCCTGCTCAAGCTGATCGGTGAGGTGGAGCCGAGCACGACGCGGATCCGGATCGGCGACGAGAACGAGATCGACAACCTGCGGGGTACGTCGGTGGTCAGCACGGGTTACGGTCCAGGTGCCACCATCGTGGGTGGGTTGGGCGTGCTCGGCCCGACGCGGATGGACTACCCCGGCACCATCGCCACGGTACGTGCCGTGGCACGCTACGTGGGCGAGCTGCTGGCCCAGAACTGACCAGTCAGGGCCGACGGCCGACTCGGGCCGACGACCGGCGCAACGCGAGACGAACATGAGGACACGGAACGCAGTGGCCAGGGACTACTACGGCATCCTCGGCGTCAGCCGGGAAGCCTCCGACGACGAGATCAAGCGCGCCTACCGCAAGCTGGCGCGGCAGTTCCACCCGGACGTCAATCCGGACCCGGAGGCACAGGAGAAGTTCAAGGACATCAACGCCGCGTACGAGGTCCTCTCGGACGACCGGAAGCGGCAGATCGTCGACCTGGGTGGGGATCCGCTCGCCCCCGGTGGTGGCGGGGCCGGTCCCGGTGGGCCGGGCGGCGCGGGACCGTTCGTCGGCTTCCAGGACATCATGGACGCCTTCTTCGGTGGAGCCACCGGCTCGCGGGGTCCGCGTCCGCGTACCCGTCCGGGGGCCGACGCGATCCTGCGGCTGGAACTGGACCTGCACGAGACGGCGTTCGGCGTCGAGGCGCCCATCACCGTCGACACCGCCGTGCTCTGCACCACCTGCTCCGGCGCGGGCACGGCCGCCGGCACCCACCTGGCCACCTGCGAGGCGTGCGGTGGCCGGGGCGAGGTGCAGTCGGTGCAGCGCACCTTCCTCGGCCAGGTCGTCTCGGCCCGGCCCTGCACGGTCTGCCAGGGGTACGGCACCACCATCCCGCACCCCTGCGCGACCTGTGCGGGTGACGGTCGGGTCCGGACCCGTCGCTCGCTGACCGTCAAGATCCCGGCGGGCGTGGAGGACGGCATGCGGATCCGCCTCGCCCAGCAGGGTGAGGTCGGCCCGGGTGGCGGCACCGCCGGCGACCTCTACGTCGAGATCCACGAACGGCCGCACGACGTCTACTCCCGCAAGGGCGACGACCTGCACTGCCGGGTGACCGTGCCGATGACCGCGGCGGCGCTCGGCACCCGACTGACCATCAAGACGCTGGACAGCGAGGAGATCGTCGACGTCAAGGCGGGCACCCAGCCGGGCAGCACGATGCGGTTGCGCGCCCGGGGCGTACCCCACCTGCGCGGGACCGGCCGGGGTGACCTCTACGTCCACCTCGACGTGCGGACCCCGACCAAGCTCGACGCCGACCAGGAGCGGATGCTCCGTGATTTCGCCAAGACCCGGGGGGAGGAGGTCGCCGAGCTGAGCAAGCAGGGCGGCTTCTTCTCCCGGATGCGGGACGCGTTCAACGGGCACGGCTGAGTGTCCGCCCCGCTGTTCCTGGTCGAGTCGCTGCCCGTCGCCGACACGCTGACCCTGGACGGCCCGGAGGGCCACCACGCGGCCACCGTGCAGCGGCTCCGGGTCGGCGAGGAACTGCTGCTGGCCGACGGTCGGGGCGGCACGGCCGTCGCCGTGGTCACCGCCGTCGGCCGGGGCACCCTCGACCTGGCGGTCACCTCCCGGGGGTACGTCGACGCGTCGGTGCCCCGGATCGTGGTGGTGCAGGGGATCGCCAAGGGCGACCGGGGTGAACTGGCCGTCCAGGCGATGACCGAGGTCGGGGTGGACGAGATCGTGCCCTGGGCGGCGTCCCGCTCGGTGGCGCAGTGGCGGGGCGAGCGGGGCGTACGGGCCCGGGAGAAGTGGGCGGCGACCGCCCGCGAGGCGGCCAAGCAGGCCCGCCGCGCCTGGCTGCCGGTGGTGGCCGGTGCTCCCGACGAGTCGACCGCGACGGTGGTGGCCCGGATCTCCGGGGCCGCCGCCGGGTTCGTGTTGCACGAGGAGGCGCAGGAGCGGCTGACCACCGTCGAGCTACCCACAGCCGGCGAGATCGTGCTGGTGGTGGGGCCGGAGGGCGGGATCGCCCCGGCCGAGGTGGACGCCTTCCGGGCCGCCGGGGCCCGGCCGGTGCGCCTGGGGCCGGCGGTGCTGCGTACCTCGACGGCGGGAGTGGCGGCGCTCAGCGTGCTCGCCACCCGCCTCGCCCGCTGGTGACGCGACGCCCCCGCGCGCTCGGTCTCCCCTGACCCGGGCGCGGGGTTAGAGGCGGGGGAAGACCTGGACGGGCTGGTCGTCGGGGCTCAGGTCCAGCCCGGCCGGGCCGACGATGAGCGGATCGGGTACGCCGACCACCTCACGGTCCTTGTCGGTGTAGTCGAAGCGGTGGAGCACGTGGCGCATCGCCTCCAGCCGGGCCCGCTTCTTGTCGTTGCTCTTGACCACCGTCCACGGCGCGTCGGCGGTGTCGGTGTAGAAGAACATCGCCTCCTTGGCCTCGGTGTACTCGTCCCACTTGTCCAGCGAGGCGATGTCCATCGGTGAGAGCTTCCACTGCCGTACCGGGTCGACCTGCCGGACCGCGAAGCGGGTGCGCTGCTCGTTCTGGGAGACCGAGAACCAGAGCTTGACCAGGCGGATGCCGGAGCGGACGAGCATCCGCTCCAACTCGGGAGCCTGGCGGAGGAACTCCAGGTACTCCTTGCGGGTGCAGAAGCCCATCACCCGCTCCACTCCGGCCCGGTTGTACCAGGACCGGTCGAAGAGCACGATCTCGCCGGCCGCCGGCAGGTGTGCCAGCCAGCGCTGGAAGTACCACTGGGTGGCCTCCCGCTCGTTCGGCTTCACCAGGGCCACCACCTTGGCCCCGCGTGGATTCAGGTGCTCCATGAAGCGCTTGATCGTGCCGCCCTTGCCGGCGGCGTCCCGCCCCTCGAAGATGATCACCAGTCGTTCGCCGCTCTCCTTGATCCACTCCTGGAGCTTGAGGAGTTCGATCTGGAGCAGGCGCTTGTGGTGGTCGTACTCCTCGCGGGTTAGGCGCTCGTCGTACGGGTAGTCCTCGCGCCAGGTGTCCACCGGGCTGCCGTCCGAGCGGAGCAGCACCGGGTCGTCGTCGTGGTCGTCGACCACCTGGTAGTCAGCGGAGAGGTCCAGCAGCGCGGCATCGGCCATGCCGGAGACCGTTACCCCGGCCCGGTCCGGTCATCCGCCCCGGAAGCTGGGAGTTCGCTGGGAGGCCACCCTCGGGAGCGCAGGGAGGCGGGGCTTTTTCAGGAGCGCAGGTAGGACGCGCCGTTGAGGTCGACGATGGTGCCCGAGGCCCACTCCGCCTCCGGTGACGCCAGCCAGTGCACCGCGGCGGCGATCTCCTCCGGCCGGGCCACCCGGTCGAACGGGCTCTGCGCCCGCACGGCCGCACCCCGGGGCGACTTGAGGTGCTCGTTGGTCATGTCGGTCTCGACGAAACCGGGTGCCACCGTGGCCACCGCGATGCCGTACGGGGCCAGTGCCACCGCGAGGGACTGCCCCATCGCGTTCATCCCCGCCTTGCTCGCCCCGTACGCCGGGTTGCCCGGCTCGCCGCGGAAGGCACCCCGGGACGAGACGTTGACGATCCGGCCACCCCGGTCCCGCATGTGCTGGGCGGCGCACCAGGCCGCGTTGGCCGCGCCGAGCAGGTTGGTGTCGACGATCTGCCGCCAGCGCTGCCGCCACTGCTCGTACGTGGTCTCGAAGACCGGGTGCGGCGGGTCCGCCGGACCGAACACCCCGGCGTTGTTGACCAGCACGTCCAGCCCGCCGAGCCGGGTTGCCGCCTCGTCCACGGCGGCTCGGACCGCGTCCGGGTCGGCCAGGTCGGCGGCGACCACGACGTGCCCGTCGCCGGGCAGTTCCGCCCGGAGCCGTTCGGCCAGTTCCGCCGAGTCGCGGTGGTGGATCGCCACCCGGTCGCCGCCCGCCGCGAACCTGCGGGCCACCGCGCGGCCGATGCCGCGCGAGGCCCCCGTCACCAGTACCGCCCGAGAGTCCACCCGCCCCATGATCCCCGAGGGTCCGGTCCCCGTCCGTCCGGGGCCCGGTGGCCGGGGCCGGGACCTGCGGGGACATGCCGGCGTGGCGTGGGGAGATGCCGGCCCGGGGCGACGGTCCTACCATGCGTCGATGACCTCCGACTGCCTGTTCTGCCGCATCGTCGCCGGGGAGATCCCGGCCACCATCGTCCGGGAGACCGCGACCACCCTGGCCTTCCGGGACATCGACCCGAAGGCCCCGGTGCACGTGCTGGTGATCCCGAAGGAGCACCACGCCGACGTGGCCACGCTCGGCCAGGCCGACCCGGAGCTGGCCGGTCAGGTGCTCGCCACGGCCGCCGAGGTGGCCGAGGCCGAGGGGCTGCTCGCCGACGGCTTCCGGCTGATGTTCAACACCGGCGGGCACGGCGGCCAGGAGGTCTTCCACGTGCACGCGCACCTGCTCGGCGGGGCTCCGCTCGGCCCGATGCTCGCCCGCTGAACTCCCGCCGCTCGCTGAGGCTCGACACCCTGCCGGGGTGGTAGCAGGGGTCCCCTGCTCATCAAAAAGCGGTAACAGGGGACCCCTCCTTACACTGGCGGCGTGGTGGAGATCAACGTGCGCCTGGGGCGGATGGTGCGGCAGGTGCAGGCCGGCGCGCGGGTGCCGGCGCTGTCGGTGGCCTTGCACCGGGCCGACCGGCCCCTGTGGGGCCTCACCGTCGGCGCCACCGGCAACGACGCCCCGCTGACGCCGCAGACCCCGTTCCGGATCGGGTCGGTCACCAAGACCTTCACGGCCGTGCTGGTGCTCCAGTGCCGCGACGAGGGGCTGCTCGACCTGGACGACCCGGTCGGGCGGCACCTCGACGTGCCCGCGCACGGCGAGCTGACCGTGCGCCGGCTGCTGTCGCACACCTCCGGTCTGCAACGCGAGCCCTACGGCGACATCTGGGACACGCTGCGCGCCCCCGGGGTCGAACAGCTCCTCGCCGATCTCGCCCGGGCCGAGCGGGTGCTGCCCCCGGCCCGCCGGTTCCACTACTCGAACCTGGGCATGGCCCTGCTCGGGGAACTGGTCGGGCGGCTGCGTGGCGGCACCTGGGTGGAGGTGCTGGCCGACCGGATCCTCGCCCCGCTCGGGCTGGCCGCCACCACCACCCGCCCCGGTCCGCACGCGGCCACCGGCTTCCTGGTCGACGCGTACTCCGACCACGCCCGGCCGGAGCCGCCGACCGACTTCGGCGCGGTGGGGCCGGCGGCGCAGCTCTGGAGCACGGCCGGGGACATGGCCCGGTGGGCGGCCTTCCTCGCCGACCCGTCGGCGCTGGATCCGACCGGCGCGGTGCTCGCCCCGGGCACCCTGGACGAGATGCGCTGGCCGCGTACGGTCACCGACGAGACGAACTGGGCGGACGGTTTCGGCCTCGGGCTGATCCTCGTGCCGCAGCCCAACCGGGTGCTGCACGTCGGGCACGACGGGGCGATGCCCGGCTTCCTCGCCTCGGTCTACGGCCGGCGGGGCGGCGACGGGACACCGGGGGCGATGGGCTGCGCGGTGCTCGGGTCGGCCGGCACCGCCGGGGCGATCTTCGACCTGCCGCACCGGTTGCTCGCCACCTCCGTCGAGCACGACCCGGCCGACATCGAGCCGTGGTCGCCGGGCGAGCCGGCCCCGGCGGCGTACCGGGACGTGCTGGGGCGCTGGTGGGGAGAGGGTTTCGAGTACGTCTTCCTCTGGCGGGACGGGGCGTTGCGGGCCCGCCGGGCAGGGGATCCGCCGGGTAAGCCGGCGGCGGTCTTCGCGCCGCTGCCGGACCGGCCCGACGTGCTGCGGACGATCTCCGGGCGGGAGGTCGGGGAGCTGCTCCGGCTGACCCGGGACGAGCGGGGGGCGGTGCGCCGGATGCACTGGGCGACCTACCGGTTCACCCGCGACCAGCAGACCTTCGACGGGTACGACGTGCGCTGGCCGGACCGGGGCTGACCCCTGGGGGGCGGGCCGCCCGACCGGCGGATGTCCTGACCGCGCCGCACCGGCCCGCTGGCCCGGAGTCCGCCTGCACGGCGGGCGCGCAACGGGCCGGGTCGGCGGGTGCCGATCCCGGCCCGTGTGGCGGGGCGGTTCAACCGGTCCTGCGGCGGGCGGTTCAGCTGGTCGTGCGGCCGGGGCGGTTCGACCGGTCACACGACGGGGCGGTTCAGCTGGCGTGCGGCCCGGACCCCGGTGGGACGGGGCGGTTCAGCCGATCGTGGCCAGCGCCGGCCAGCTGTCCCGGAAGACCTGGGTGCCCTCGGCGCCGAAGCCGCCGAAGTTCCGGTCGACCTGCGCCGCCTCGGTGCTGTACGGGTACGGGTTGGTGCAGCCGGTGCCGGCGCTGCCGCCGGACATGAGCAGGTAGCACTGGCCGTTGTAGTTGTCGGGCAGGCCGAGGATGTGGCCGATCTCGTGGGTCATGATCCGCAGCACGCTGTACTGCTGGGCCTGGATCGTGTCGATCACCACGTAGCCGTTGCCGAGGCTGCGCCGGACGGCGTAGGAGCCGCCACCGGTGGTGTAGTAGATCATCAGGTTCGAGCCGCACTTCGACATGTTGAGGTTGTTCGTGTACGCGTTCCAGATCCCGGCGGCCTGGTCGGCGACGCCCGCGTACGGGCCGGCCTGGCTGGTGTTGTAGCAGACCGTCGCGGTGACGACCTCGGCGGCGGCGGGGGCGGGGTTGGCCAGGCCGAGGCCCAGCACGGTGGCGGCACCGGCGACGAGGGTGGCGAGGCGGCGACCGATCCTTCGTGGGGACACGGGTCACACTCCGTTCGTGAGGGGAAACGGCGGGTGAGCGAATCCTAGATATGGACGTGCATCGATATCAATCTGCCCGTTTTGGTGTTGACCAGATATAATCCTGACCTGATGTCGTGATCATGGCTTTCCTGGCGGTCGTCCCGAGTCTGCCGAGGTGGGGACGGGGGAAATGGGCCGGGTGTCTCCGGTGTCGACCCGATACCATGGGACCAACGTCCGTACGCCGAGCCAGCTCAGGCCGGCGCCGAGAGCGAGAGCAGGTGGCGCAGGGCCCGACGGCCCG contains:
- the ppk2 gene encoding polyphosphate kinase 2 is translated as MADAALLDLSADYQVVDDHDDDPVLLRSDGSPVDTWREDYPYDERLTREEYDHHKRLLQIELLKLQEWIKESGERLVIIFEGRDAAGKGGTIKRFMEHLNPRGAKVVALVKPNEREATQWYFQRWLAHLPAAGEIVLFDRSWYNRAGVERVMGFCTRKEYLEFLRQAPELERMLVRSGIRLVKLWFSVSQNEQRTRFAVRQVDPVRQWKLSPMDIASLDKWDEYTEAKEAMFFYTDTADAPWTVVKSNDKKRARLEAMRHVLHRFDYTDKDREVVGVPDPLIVGPAGLDLSPDDQPVQVFPRL
- a CDS encoding snapalysin family zinc-dependent metalloprotease; this translates as MSPRRIGRRLATLVAGAATVLGLGLANPAPAAAEVVTATVCYNTSQAGPYAGVADQAAGIWNAYTNNLNMSKCGSNLMIYYTTGGGSYAVRRSLGNGYVVIDTIQAQQYSVLRIMTHEIGHILGLPDNYNGQCYLLMSGGSAGTGCTNPYPYSTEAAQVDRNFGGFGAEGTQVFRDSWPALATIG
- the dnaJ gene encoding molecular chaperone DnaJ — translated: MARDYYGILGVSREASDDEIKRAYRKLARQFHPDVNPDPEAQEKFKDINAAYEVLSDDRKRQIVDLGGDPLAPGGGGAGPGGPGGAGPFVGFQDIMDAFFGGATGSRGPRPRTRPGADAILRLELDLHETAFGVEAPITVDTAVLCTTCSGAGTAAGTHLATCEACGGRGEVQSVQRTFLGQVVSARPCTVCQGYGTTIPHPCATCAGDGRVRTRRSLTVKIPAGVEDGMRIRLAQQGEVGPGGGTAGDLYVEIHERPHDVYSRKGDDLHCRVTVPMTAAALGTRLTIKTLDSEEIVDVKAGTQPGSTMRLRARGVPHLRGTGRGDLYVHLDVRTPTKLDADQERMLRDFAKTRGEEVAELSKQGGFFSRMRDAFNGHG
- a CDS encoding histidine triad nucleotide-binding protein, producing MTSDCLFCRIVAGEIPATIVRETATTLAFRDIDPKAPVHVLVIPKEHHADVATLGQADPELAGQVLATAAEVAEAEGLLADGFRLMFNTGGHGGQEVFHVHAHLLGGAPLGPMLAR
- a CDS encoding serine hydrolase domain-containing protein, giving the protein MVRQVQAGARVPALSVALHRADRPLWGLTVGATGNDAPLTPQTPFRIGSVTKTFTAVLVLQCRDEGLLDLDDPVGRHLDVPAHGELTVRRLLSHTSGLQREPYGDIWDTLRAPGVEQLLADLARAERVLPPARRFHYSNLGMALLGELVGRLRGGTWVEVLADRILAPLGLAATTTRPGPHAATGFLVDAYSDHARPEPPTDFGAVGPAAQLWSTAGDMARWAAFLADPSALDPTGAVLAPGTLDEMRWPRTVTDETNWADGFGLGLILVPQPNRVLHVGHDGAMPGFLASVYGRRGGDGTPGAMGCAVLGSAGTAGAIFDLPHRLLATSVEHDPADIEPWSPGEPAPAAYRDVLGRWWGEGFEYVFLWRDGALRARRAGDPPGKPAAVFAPLPDRPDVLRTISGREVGELLRLTRDERGAVRRMHWATYRFTRDQQTFDGYDVRWPDRG
- a CDS encoding DUF4870 domain-containing protein, coding for MTEPPRPPGAGDAGRYPPEPTMPLAPSGSPSTPDEPTTPLSGAARASGYPPPGGSTPPGGWSAPSHEPPTENLSASSPEPPTENWSASSHEPTEYLAPPPTENWSAPEPPTEHLAAPSYEPPTAGYGPPGQATAADHPTSGGHFAAAGYPPPADQGSYPPPGASGPHPTPGPIGGDDRTWTVLAHVGGPIGMVVGATLFGWVGPLIVLLVRGQQSPAVRAHAVAALNFQITWAVAILVGWLLTAITCGLLFFVPLLLAIVPIAFGLVAALKANQDLLYQYPMTRTFVK
- a CDS encoding SDR family NAD(P)-dependent oxidoreductase, which produces MDSRAVLVTGASRGIGRAVARRFAAGGDRVAIHHRDSAELAERLRAELPGDGHVVVAADLADPDAVRAAVDEAATRLGGLDVLVNNAGVFGPADPPHPVFETTYEQWRQRWRQIVDTNLLGAANAAWCAAQHMRDRGGRIVNVSSRGAFRGEPGNPAYGASKAGMNAMGQSLAVALAPYGIAVATVAPGFVETDMTNEHLKSPRGAAVRAQSPFDRVARPEEIAAAVHWLASPEAEWASGTIVDLNGASYLRS
- a CDS encoding 16S rRNA (uracil(1498)-N(3))-methyltransferase, with the protein product MSAPLFLVESLPVADTLTLDGPEGHHAATVQRLRVGEELLLADGRGGTAVAVVTAVGRGTLDLAVTSRGYVDASVPRIVVVQGIAKGDRGELAVQAMTEVGVDEIVPWAASRSVAQWRGERGVRAREKWAATAREAAKQARRAWLPVVAGAPDESTATVVARISGAAAGFVLHEEAQERLTTVELPTAGEIVLVVGPEGGIAPAEVDAFRAAGARPVRLGPAVLRTSTAGVAALSVLATRLARW
- the hrcA gene encoding heat-inducible transcriptional repressor HrcA — encoded protein: MGLDDRKLAVLRAIVEDYVATQEPVGSKALVERHQLGVSPATVRNDMAVLEEEGYIRQPHTSAGRVPTDRGYRLFVDRLSRVKPLSPAERRAIERFLVSAVDLDDVVNRTVRLLAQLTRQVAVVQYPSLARSSVRHLELVPISTTRLMLVMIADTGRVEQRLVELPAPVPADEVTDLRRLLNEKLGGNRLSDTPPLVQALVEEVRVGLRPAMTTLSTVLLETLVERHEERIALAGTANLTRGGLLDFQGSLRPILEALEEEVILLKLIGEVEPSTTRIRIGDENEIDNLRGTSVVSTGYGPGATIVGGLGVLGPTRMDYPGTIATVRAVARYVGELLAQN